The Micromonas commoda chromosome 16, complete sequence genome has a window encoding:
- a CDS encoding predicted protein: MQLVRDSEYLNGVAASLEARAVRVALGESPRSGSPDRRREFHRPTSHPGSRQSNQRWAPFDASERDAMGALVQIVTDRVNELLDTHLETQTDWAPDAPNQRESDAIAGIIVYLDGILRASSVVVPKRNARELAAHIFEHVAARTVAALRDQPGAPSGVKKFTAFAVRNLDLDVSALEAFADSMTVELAKDDYTHQAAALGGGLGSGGGGGGGGGGGNANGGNPLRSLGRLRGAMREPRAFCDLMTTDFEAASSSSSTSTNEPGLSSSAHTFVGAAAACMRERWDDVAELERMARTVDKYRELAATQKVMLQLKGAEKVLGFRPLGKKSAEGIARALRARASELKVALSRGVASGASAAGGSGGE, encoded by the coding sequence ATGCAGCTCGTCAGGGATTCGGAGTACCtcaacggcgtcgcggcgtcgttggaggcgcgcgccgttcgcgtcgcgctcggcgagtcgCCCAGGTCGGGGTCGCccgatcgacggcgcgaatTCCACCGCCCGACTTCGCACCCCGGGTCGCGCCAATCGAACCAACGCTGGGCTCCTTTCGACGCGTCggaacgcgacgcgatgggcgcgctcgtccagaTCGTCACCGATCGCGTGAACGAGCTCCTGGACACGCACCTGGAGACGCAAACGGATTGGGCACCCGACGCTCCGAACCAAAGGGAatccgacgccatcgcgggaaTAATCGTGTACCTGGACGGCATCCTGCGAGCGTCGAGCGTGGTGGTGCCCAAACGTAACGcgcgggagctcgcggcgcacatcttcgagcacgtcgcggcgcgaacggtcgccgcgcttcgcgacCAACCCGGCGCTCCCTCGGGCGTCAAGAAGTTCACCGCGTTTGCCGTTCGtaacctcgacctcgacgtgTCCGCGCTGGAAGCCTTCGCGGATTCGATGACtgtcgagctcgcgaaggacgACTACACGcaccaggcggcggcgttagGAGGTGGATTAGGatcaggaggaggaggaggtggcggtggtggtggtggcaACGCGAACGGCGGTAACCCGCTTCGATCGCTCGGCaggcttcgcggcgcgatgcgcgagCCCCGAGCGTTTTGCGACTTGATGACGACGGATTTCGAAgccgcttcttcttcttcttcgacgtcgacgaacgAGCCGGGActttcgtcgtcggcgcacaCCTTCGtcggggccgcggcggcgtgcatgCGCGAGCGgtgggacgacgtcgccgagctcgagcggatGGCGCGGACGGTGGACAAGTAccgcgaactcgccgcgacgcagaaGGTGATGCTGCAGCTCAAGGGCGCGGAGAAGGTGTTGGGGTTTAGGCCTTTGGGTAAGAAGAGCGCGGAGGggatcgcgcgggcgctgagagcgcgggcgagcgaGCTGAAGGTGGCGCTCAGCAGGGGcgtggcgagcggcgcgagcgcggcgggggggagcggcggcgaataG
- a CDS encoding predicted protein: MGRIEDAAYTLGLTQEQLAYGMADPQVERFVADNSPSGDMTEGLCAMADRWLADVAFPSFRDAARINPPPTTYEWFETPKVQRFCTRYDMNPGALKFAAGVENLGRGFGKLLEGIASSVGGSAVPGLRAGTDTLADADAVFSLKPKSRLMQYLVTNRRAGTAAVGVGVAVGGALVAAGAVSYVQGGTTFNSAVASSSTASSPASLRGVAAKLGAGVANAGDSVVGTLFGGGSVPEVDAKVAEQVVRRWQHAKAQALGVAHNLKPLEQVLEGPMLQQWLTRAEDVRSHGWAWEYQLNSLSIDKVESLSETRAMVEATLTEVAILKDRARTEEDDRYESTYRARYELRRGEGRGGYRAWKIIGGSVVY; the protein is encoded by the coding sequence ATGGGCCgcatcgaggacgccgcgtacACCCTCGGGTTGACCCAGGAACAGCTGGCGTACGGGATGGCGGACCCGCAGGTTGAGCGTTTCGTCGCCGATAACTCGCCGAGCGGGGACATGACCGAGGGTTTGTGCGCCATGGCGGACAGGtggctcgccgacgtcgcgttcCCGTCCTtcagggacgccgcgcggatcaacccgcccccgacgacgtaCGAGTGGTTCGAGACCCCCAAGGTTCAGAGGTTCTGCACCCGATACGACATGAACCCCGGAGCTCTCAAGTTTGCCGCCGGCGTAGAAAACCTCGGCCGCGGCTTCGGCAAGTTGCTCGAGggcatcgcgtcgtccgtcggcgGGTCCGCAGTCCCGGGGCTTCGCGCCGGTACCGacaccctcgccgacgccgacgcggtctTCTCCCTGAAACCAAAATCGCGTCTGATGCAGTACCTCGTCACCAACAGGCGAgcgggcaccgccgccgtgggcgtgggcgtcgccgtgggcggcgcgctcgtcgccgcgggcgccgtgtCCTACGTCCAGGGCGGAACCACCTTCaactccgccgtcgcgtcgtcgtccaccgcgtcgtcccccgcgtcgctgcgtggcgtcgccgcgaagctcggcgcgggcgtcgccaacgcgggTGATTCCGTCGTCGGTACGTtgttcggcggcggatccgttCCCGAAGTCGACGCCAAGGTTGCAGAGCAGGTGGTTCGCCGGTGGCAGCACGCCAAGGCCCAGGCGCTGGGCGTCGCGCACAACCTCAAACCCCTGGAGCAGGTGCTGGAGGGCCCGATGCTCCAGCAGTGgctgacccgcgcggaggacgttCGGTCGCACGGGTGGGCTTGGGAGTACCAGCTCAACTCGCTGTCAATCGACAAGGTTGAGAGTTTGAGCGAGACGCGAGCGATGGTGGAGGCGACGCTGACGGAGGTGGCCATCCTCAAGgaccgcgcgaggacggaggaggacgacagGTACGAGAGCACGTACAGGGCGAGGTACGAGCTGAGGAGGGGCGAGGGCAGGGGAGGGTACCGGGCGTGGAAGATCATCGGAGGTTCCGTGGTGTACTAA
- a CDS encoding predicted protein, with protein sequence MEPRRSKRIKLSKEGDFGVLLGALMRDVPDLFEAEVLSKLNVQDHFRLAQVNKECRDVVYKLGPVEFMRSSEVDDQLGQLRSRRQVASEEGRLDVLKWLWKHDGPLTTYFKAWIPADMYYAGLHGHKHVLDWYFTLPRDGLDRRVVQNLDQLEGACDGAAKGGKLELLKYLREKGSIFSASMCMTAAGNGHLHILKWLREIGCPWNEGTPSAAAFSGQLSALKWAHENGCPWDTETCAAAALGDELEILMWLRAHGCSWDEETCVYAATGGHLEVLQWALRNGCPCNTAVHVVVNNQDPEALKMLHENGCPWDEEALGIAIERGAWTCLKYLVDNKCPGVTEAMMELYESEWT encoded by the coding sequence atggagccgaggaggagcaaACGGATCAAGCTCTCGAAGGAGGGAGACTTCGGCGtgctgctcggcgcgctgaTGCGGGACGTGCCCGATCTGTTCGAGGCGGAGGTTCTGAGCAAGCTCAACGTGCAAGACCACTTCCGACTGGCGCAGGTGAACAAGGAGTGCAGGGACGTCGTGTACAAGTTGGGGCCCGTCGAGTTCATGAGATCTTCCGAGGTCGACGATCAGCTCGGTCAGCTTCGGTCGAGGCGACAAGTTGCCTCCGAGGAGGGCCGCCTTGATGTTCTGAAGTGGCTTTGGAAGCACGACGGTCCACTGACTACTTACTTCAAGGCATGGATACCGGCGGACATGTATTATGCTGGCCTTCATGGGCATAAGCACGTGCTCGATTGGTACTTCACGCTCCCGCGCGATGGTCTTGACAGACGTGTTGTCCAGAATCTCGACCAACTCGAAGGCGCCTGCGATGGTGCTGCGAAGGGAGGGAAACTCGAACTGCTCAAATATCTCCGGGAAAAAGGCTCCATCTTCAGTGCATCCATGTGCATGACGGCTGCCGGGAATGGACATTTACATATTCTAAAGTGGTTGCGAGAAATCGGATGCCCGTGGAACGAAGGTACGCCCAGCGCAGCTGCCTTCAGCGGTCAACTTAGTGCACTGAAATGGGCGCACGAGAACGGGTGCCCGTGGGACACGGAAACGTGTGCAGCAGCTGCTCTGGGTGACGAATTGGAAATATTGATGTGGTTGCGTGCTCACGGGTGCTCTTGGGACGAGGAAACGTGCGTATACGCCGCTACGGGAGGTCACTTGGAAGTATTACAGTGGGCGCTACGAAACGGATGCCCTTGCAACACTGCGGTGCATGTTGTTGTCAATAATCAAGATCCTGAAGCGCTGAAGATGTTGCACGAGAACGGGTGCCCGTGGGATGAAGAGGCACTCGGCATCGCCATCGAACGCGGAGCCTGGACCTGCTTGAAGTACCTGGTCGATAACAAGTGCCCGGGGGTGACTGAAGCAATGATGGAGTTGTACGAGTCAGAGTGGACGTGA
- a CDS encoding predicted protein: MNLPAGFERRSNVVMAATVDGCAELLDWMLKNGGNPNATNRKGFTALGMAIEAGCLGATQVLRAAGALVGGMDTIKLLTVLHQAAEGGHHSIIRALARVGADVHARDGHGLTPLATAMLRGKWLAALELLRSGA; this comes from the exons ATGAACTTACCCGCGGGGTTCGAGCGCAGGTCCAACGTGGTGATGGCCGCCACCGTGGACGGGTGCGCGGAGCTGCTGGACTGGATGCTCAAAAACGGCGGCAATCCCAACGCCACAAACAGAAAAGGcttcaccgcgctcggcatGGCCATCGAGGCTGGATGTCTCGGCGCCACGCAGGtgcttcgcgccgcgggggcccTCGTGGGTGGCATGGACACGATCAAGCTGCT GACCGTCCTTCATCaagccgcggagggcggccACCATTCGATCatacgcgcgctcgccagggtgggcgcggacgtgcaCGCGCGAGACGGCCACGGGCTCAcgccgctcgccaccgcgatgCTGCGGGGTAagtggctcgccgcgctAGAGCTGCTGCGGTCCGGCGCG